The Streptomyces sp. NBC_00569 genomic sequence CGTCGACGACCGCGTAGAGCGCGGCGCCGTTCAGGCCCGCCAGGAGCATGGTGGCCGCGGCGGCAAGGACGAGGGGGCGCAGCCGCTCCTGCCGCCACAGCGCGCGCACGCCCTCCGCGGAGCGGAACCACACCCCCGCGGCCCGGCGGTCAGGCACGGACTCCCGGACCCGGAGCCGCGCGTACAGCCCGGCCGCGGCGGCAAGGAGGAGGGGGCGCAGCCGCTCCTGCCGCCACAGCGCGCGCACGCCCTCCGCGGAGCGGAACCACACCCCCGCGGCCCGGCGGTCAGGCACGGACTCCCGGACCCGGAGCCGCGCGTACAGCCCGGCCGCGGCGGCAAGGACGAGGGGGCGCAGCCGCTCCTGCCGCCACAGCGCGCGCACGCCCTCCGCGGTGCGGAACCACACCCCCGCGGCCCGGCGGTCAGGCACGGACTCCCGGATCCGGAGCCGCGCGTACAGCCCGGCCGCGGCGGCGAAGGTCGCGGCGTCGAGCAGGGCCACGCCCGCGCCCCCGTACACCGCGAAGAGGCCCGCCCCCGCGAGCGGCGCGACCAGTTTCATGCCCTCGTCGGCCGTCGTCCGCAGCCCGTTGAAGTCACCGAGCGACTGCCTGCCGACGACGGCCGGTACAAGGGCGGCCTCGGCCGCGTCGGTGACGACGCCGCACGCCCCGTACGCCACGAGGACCGCGAACAGGATCCACAGGCTCCCGGCGGAGTCGACGGCCATCAGCGACAGGAGCAGCAGCCCGAGGCCCAGATTCACGGCGACGAGGAGCGGCCGTCGCCGGGTGCGGTCGGCGACCGTGCCGAGCAGGGGCCCGGCGAGCGCGGGCGCCCACAGCGCGAACGCGCACAGCGCGGCGAGGCTGTCCGAGCCGGTCAGATCCTTCACCCAGATCCCGGCGGCCAGCCACATGGCGGAGGTCCCGAACCCGGAGACGACGATGGCGGCCAGGAGAAGCCGGAAGCCGCCCCGTGTGGCGGTAGAAGTGGACGTCATGCCAGGTCATCGCGGCCCTAAGGCCCCCGGCGCGGGATCGGGAGGATGCCGTAGGCAGGCACGGCGATGAATTCCGGGCGGTGCCGGGGTCTACAGGTGAGTACGCAACGCGAGCCCTGACCACGAGTGGACCAAGGAGCCGACATGACCGACACGACCGACCGGACGGCGCAGCAGATGGTGGACTTCGGCCCGCAGACGCGGATCGTGGCGCGCCTCGCGGACGGCGTGGGCGAGGACCAGCTGGACCTGGCGACCCCGTGCCCGGAGTACGCGGTGCACAACCTGCTGGGGCACATCCTCGGCCTGACCGTCGCCTTCGGCGACGCGGGACGCAAGAACCTGGGGCCGACGACGGACACGAGCCCC encodes the following:
- a CDS encoding MFS transporter, whose protein sequence is MTSTSTATRGGFRLLLAAIVVSGFGTSAMWLAAGIWVKDLTGSDSLAALCAFALWAPALAGPLLGTVADRTRRRPLLVAVNLGLGLLLLSLMAVDSAGSLWILFAVLVAYGACGVVTDAAEAALVPAVVGRQSLGDFNGLRTTADEGMKLVAPLAGAGLFAVYGGAGVALLDAATFAAAAGLYARLRIRESVPDRRAAGVWFRTAEGVRALWRQERLRPLVLAAAAGLYARLRVRESVPDRRAAGVWFRSAEGVRALWRQERLRPLLLAAAAGLYARLRVRESVPDRRAAGVWFRSAEGVRALWRQERLRPLVLAAAATMLLAGLNGAALYAVVDGGLGRSPSYAGVLYAVQGAGSVVAGLAAGGLLRRLGERRFAAAGIALFAVGAGLRALPYDAVALGCSAAIGMGLPCVLIAALTAVQRETPHALVGRAVATAHTLMFAPNAVALAMGAGLIAVVDHRVLLPLLGAAGLAVACATARRPSA